In Leptospira perdikensis, the genomic window AGAAAAGATGGCGTGGATTCCTAGGATCAGGAGAAATGTTCCAAGTCCTTCACTGATGACATTGGAGACCGTATGTTTGATGGCCGGTGATGTAGAGAACACGGCTAGAATGGTTCCAGAATCTTTGGTTTCTTTCCAATGAGGAAGGTAGTGCAAATATACGAGAGTGGCTCCGAGGGCAGCACCGGCGATTTGGGCTAGGCTATAGGGGAGAAAATTCGAAAAATCACCGGATTGAATACAAACCGAAAGGGTGACAGCAGGGTTCAAATGGGCACCGGGGCTTCCCAAAGCTTTTGCTACCAGTACGCCAAAACAAACGGCTAAGGCCCAAGCTGTTGTGATGGTGATCCATCCGCTGTCTTTTGCCTTTGACTTTTCTAATAAAACGCCGGCGACCACACCGTCACCAAGTAGAATGAGAACGGCAGTACCAAAAAATTCTCCAACAAGTTCCAAATTAAGCCCCCTTTGGCTTTTCGTAAGGACTTTATCTAAAGGGACATAGAACCAGCCGCAACCATTTTTGGACGAGCATTCCTCCAATTTATTCTAGGATTTTCCGTTGAATCATAAATCGTGGGAAAATAGACCATGAAACAAAGCGCACTTGAGTATCACTCTAGGTTTCCGAAAGGAAAAACCAAAGTAGTTCCGACAAAACCAACGGAGAACAGTTACGACCTGTCCTTGGCCTACTCACCGGGAGTCGCTTACCCTTGCCTCGAAATTGAAAAACAACCAGAACTCGTTTATGAGTACACAAACCGAGGAAATTTAGTCGGAATCATCACCAATGGAACTGCAATTTTAGGTCTTGGCAACATTGGAGCTTCCGCTGGAAAACCAGTGATGGAAGGAAAGGCAGTTTTATTCAAAAAATTTGCTGGCATCGATGTCTTTGATATCGAAATCAACGAAACAGATCCTGAAAAATTCATTACCATTGTAAAAGCCCTTGAACCAACGTTTGGTGGTATCAACTTGGAAGATATCCGTGCTCCGGAATGTTTTCATATAGAAAAAACTTTAGATGAAAGTATGAAGATTCCTGTTTTTCATGATGACCAACATGGAACTGCTATCATCTCCACTGCTGCACTACTCAATTCATTAGAACTCACTGGTAAAAAAGCTGGTAACATCAAAGTTGTGATCAATGGAGCAGGTGCTGCTGCCATTTCCATTGCTGAGATGTTAACACATATCGGAGTCAAACATGAATCTATTTTTATGTTGGATTCACGTGGTGTCATCAATCACAAACGAGCCAATCTTCATGAAACCAAGTTACCTTTTGTTCGCAAAACTGATGCAGAAACATTAGAAGATATTTTTCCTGGAACCGATTTGTTTATTGGTGTTTCTGTTGCGAATGTAGTGACTGAAGCAATGGTAAAAACAATGGCTGACAAACCAATTATGTTTGCTCTTGCCAATCCCGATCCAGAAATTCCTTATCCCGATGCCAAACAAGCAAGGCCAGATTTGATTATGGCAACGGGTCGGAGTGATTATCCTAACCAAGTTAATAATGTACTTGGATTTCCATTTATCTTTCGCGGTGCTCTTGATGTTCGTGCAAAAGTAGTGAATATGGAAATGAAGTTAGCTGCAGCTTATGCTTTAAGTGAACTAACTAAACTTCCAGTTCCTATCGAAGTATCAGAAGCTTACAACGAAAAAGAAATTCGATTTGGTGCCGATTATATCATTCCAAAACCTTTGGACTCAAGAGTTCTTTACCATGTGGCTCCCGCAGTGGCAGAAGCCGCTGTTAAAACAGGTGTGAACCAGGTTGAGTATCCAGGCCGCGAAGCTTATGTAAAGTTTTTGGAATCGATCATGGCCCAACAACAAGAGCCAATCAGCGCTTTAGAAATCTAAATACAAAGAATTTCAGATTCAAAGTGGTTTCTATGTTTTGTAACATAAAAATCTAAAACTTTGTATTTAGTTTAGTATTACTTAACTTTATGAGCAATCCAGCTATCAATTGCTAGGTGGCCGCCGCCAGAAATCATTAGAATTACTGCAATTCCAATGGCTAAGATATGGTATTCAAATCCTTCACCAGCTTGTTGGTTGAACCAATTCATAAAAAAGCCGTTTTTTCTCACATAAATCGCAGCTCCGATCATGGTAAGTGCAATTCCCAACGAAGAAATTCTTGTGAACAGTCCCAAAATTAACCCCAGGGCACCAAAGGATTCTGACACAATGACTAAAAAACCTATGGCATACGGGATTCCTTCCGATTTAAAAAAATCTAAAGTTGCAGAAAACCCATACCCTCCAAACCATCCGCATAATTTCTGTAATCCATGTGGTAAAATCACAAGACCTAAAACCAATCTCAGTAAGGTAAAAAACCAACTTGTTTCTGTGTAGAATAACTTTTCTAACATTCCATTCTCCTTGATGTGTTTTATCTTACGGAAAAACAGAAAGTTAGTAAATGGAGAGAATTTGATTTTTATGGTAGTTTTCGTTTCAGCCGTCTAAAATTTTCTGGTGAGTTGTCTGTATGATTTTTAAAAAATTTACTAAAGTAGGAATTATCTATAAATCCCAAGGTCAAAGCAATTTGATTGATATTCAAATCAGAATGAATTAACAGCCGTTTGATTTCCAAAACCAATCTTTCTTGGATGATTGCCTTTGCTGATTTTCCATATTGTTTTTGGCAAAGTTGGTTTAAATTTCCTGAGGATGTCCCAATTTGTTTTGCATAATAGGAAGTTGTTTTTTGGTCTTTGAAATGATTTTCCAATAACCGAAAAAAATCCCTTAACTTAGAAGCAACGGTAACATTGTCAGTAAAGGATGAATTAAACTCTTTTAATGATTGTTGCAAAACCAATTGAATCAAAAGGAAAGTCATAGAAGAATCAGATTTTGTATTTTTTTCTACGAGTAATCTTTCAAAATCTTTTTTGAATTGGTCTCCATCTTGGATGGTAAGTTTAGAATTTTCATTTCCCAATTGGAAAAATGGATAGTTTTGAAAACTGGTGACTTGTCCTCCATGTTCGGAGAGGTAATCTGGATAAATCTTCAATGCAAAACCTTTTACTGGTTTGGAAAAAGTCCAGGAATGCACTTGGCCCGGTCTTAAGAAAAAAAGACTGTTTTCTGTAATCGAATGGGAATGGAAGTCGATGGAGTGGATCCCTTGTCCTTCTGTAAAATAAAACAAGGCATAATAGGAATGTCTATGGGAACTATCAAAGTCCTGAAATTCATTTGGCAATTCTTCTAATCGACCGGCATAATAATAAGGATTTTTATCATCCTCATGAACATCTGTTAAGTGGATCATGGGAATGTTTTTGATTTCAGTTGGCATCTTAGCTGGAGAATTTAGAGTTTTCATTTTGGAAGTTGGATTCAAGTCACAACCTATCCACCTAAATCCAGAGGA contains:
- a CDS encoding AraC family transcriptional regulator, which translates into the protein MKTLNSPAKMPTEIKNIPMIHLTDVHEDDKNPYYYAGRLEELPNEFQDFDSSHRHSYYALFYFTEGQGIHSIDFHSHSITENSLFFLRPGQVHSWTFSKPVKGFALKIYPDYLSEHGGQVTSFQNYPFFQLGNENSKLTIQDGDQFKKDFERLLVEKNTKSDSSMTFLLIQLVLQQSLKEFNSSFTDNVTVASKLRDFFRLLENHFKDQKTTSYYAKQIGTSSGNLNQLCQKQYGKSAKAIIQERLVLEIKRLLIHSDLNINQIALTLGFIDNSYFSKFFKNHTDNSPENFRRLKRKLP
- a CDS encoding malic enzyme-like NAD(P)-binding protein, encoding MKQSALEYHSRFPKGKTKVVPTKPTENSYDLSLAYSPGVAYPCLEIEKQPELVYEYTNRGNLVGIITNGTAILGLGNIGASAGKPVMEGKAVLFKKFAGIDVFDIEINETDPEKFITIVKALEPTFGGINLEDIRAPECFHIEKTLDESMKIPVFHDDQHGTAIISTAALLNSLELTGKKAGNIKVVINGAGAAAISIAEMLTHIGVKHESIFMLDSRGVINHKRANLHETKLPFVRKTDAETLEDIFPGTDLFIGVSVANVVTEAMVKTMADKPIMFALANPDPEIPYPDAKQARPDLIMATGRSDYPNQVNNVLGFPFIFRGALDVRAKVVNMEMKLAAAYALSELTKLPVPIEVSEAYNEKEIRFGADYIIPKPLDSRVLYHVAPAVAEAAVKTGVNQVEYPGREAYVKFLESIMAQQQEPISALEI
- a CDS encoding MIP/aquaporin family protein, translated to MELVGEFFGTAVLILLGDGVVAGVLLEKSKAKDSGWITITTAWALAVCFGVLVAKALGSPGAHLNPAVTLSVCIQSGDFSNFLPYSLAQIAGAALGATLVYLHYLPHWKETKDSGTILAVFSTSPAIKHTVSNVISEGLGTFLLILGIHAIFSPLNGGAEGIAGTGFVGLLVWAIGFSLGGTTGYAINPARDLGPRIAHWLLPIPNKGNSNWKYAWLPVVIPLVGGGLAAVVIRWWIG
- a CDS encoding DoxX family protein, encoding MLEKLFYTETSWFFTLLRLVLGLVILPHGLQKLCGWFGGYGFSATLDFFKSEGIPYAIGFLVIVSESFGALGLILGLFTRISSLGIALTMIGAAIYVRKNGFFMNWFNQQAGEGFEYHILAIGIAVILMISGGGHLAIDSWIAHKVK